In Silurus meridionalis isolate SWU-2019-XX chromosome 23, ASM1480568v1, whole genome shotgun sequence, the genomic window TtgtgactaaataaaactaaatgttatttttgtttttaaacctcAACAGGAAAAACTCTTCAAACAGGGAAATGAGTTGAACAAAGGTAACACTGAAATCTCTCTGAGTTTCTGTAGATGTTGATGTAGAAGGTATTTGCTTTGActgtaataaattgtttgtcattacagagaaaaagtgCTCCTCCACGCAGACTGAGAACGAGCAGGAAGCTGACAAAGGTATTAAGATGTGACATAAACTATTTTCTAGAGGAGATACAGATTCatactacagtggaacctggttatgtcgagggcctaggggacgccaaaaagtgTTGAGATAACCggtgatcgagataaacgaaaatcaaaatggtggcagtatattaacgtgcttgaaatttctttatgtacatgatgtgcgttattaaatgagaatgtgcatgcacgtgtttttggagttttttttacacaacagcgttgccatgatttgtttgatgaaggcatgctataaaaatgtacatacatgtttgttaactgtcaggaaaccacctgccacgccccctttggtggctgtCAAACCtccactttctctgaagctcccggcttcaatcgtgcacatttagcactcatcaccagctcctatttaaacccctcacttccacactctcactgtccgttattgttggtatatgttggttcacggcggtcgttgttatcgctcatgcgtatcccggtacgtgtcttcccactcGGACTCCGCACTCTCTCaccggctgcgcttttcttcccaaagcacaTCCCGGATTCCCCcaatcctgccggtgttcattctatgcttttgctgctcatcccatgTTCTCCTGTGTGCTGTTTAACGCTGCGCTTCTACAAAGCGCACCCATGGATTATATATACAGACTGCCTCTTTTCAGTTTGGCACTCAGTGGACCGCGCTCCCAGAGCGCACCACCGCAATATTAACCTTCAAggcgagtgtttgtgtttggctttGCCCTGTGTTGCAATACactgttttgctttcacttcggctttcgcctcccgttcatcgcataacattaacaacaaaaggcatatgtgcaccaactataacagcagagattcaccagtatacaatacaaaccaccgtcgattctcGATACAAAGCTTTATCATATTCTACAACATtgtaaacacaaagatcgctcacaaaatcactaaaaatgtgcggggtgtagttcgtttttacaaaaagctaaccagtgtcaacattaaattctcgagtcatttcactctgacacacagctctgaaaagtatcctacacctgtagcatctgtaaggcttgatttttccgccacttccgcgagttcttctgcggctgcacagtgctgatcgagataaccgacgttcagtggcaaatttgccccatcttgtgctcgagatatcagggttcggcgacataaaaagaatcgacataaccgatgagaaaatgctaagacaaagcgagaatttggcggttccacttcaaaaacgtcgacttaatagggttggcgagttcaccgaggtcgagataagtgggttccactgtacacatGTGCTAAACCTATTTGTACATTTCCCTCAaatgatcagatgatcagattcgcagctttgttttattgtttattttattgtgcatgttttattttatattcatacaggCCCAAAGCCCACAGCAAAGAGAACTGGATCAGACATGTCACCACCCAGGAAAGCTCAAAAGCCTCGACTTGATGCTGTTCCAGCTGATCCTactaacacaacacacacaacacaatctctCATCTCCAGTGCGTTAGAAACATTACAAAAGTCCTGTTCTGATGTTTTACCTACAGACAGGATTCATGCACTTCTCACAGGAACAAGTGAACTTCCTGttctgagagatgaagagaaacacgtcatttctgagttttgtgtaaacgaggtcagttcttatcttctgttttatttagtgtgcatgtgatttaaacactttattctttagctgtggatttgagtttaaaatgttttaaagtcgatccataattcactggtcCTGGCAAATTCTGACTCTAGGTTTTGGTTTATACAATATCTAGTAGTTTTTTTAAACCTGGTCTAGTTGTATACATCAAATAATGATTTTCTTCCGTCTTATTTAGTCCttagcagagacgtttctgtCTGAGATTTTGGAGAAGATCAAGGTGGAGAGAGGGTTTATGGGACATgatctcctgcagtctctctgtagggtttatgtaggCGTGTGTCAACAGAGAGGAGACTCTCACAAAGCACATGGTCTCGCCTACAGACtccttaaagaaggtgagattatactgATATTTCATTACTTATCTACTAAAAATGATCTAGACACTGATACAGAGAAGTCAATTGTGTGATCTAACAAATCTTTAATGTGATCTAACAAATCTTTAATGTGATCTAACAAATCTTTAATGTGATCTAACAAATCTTTAATGTGATCTAACAAATCTTTAATGTGAtctaacaataaacaaaaaacgaaCCTACACTTGGGAATTTTATCCCACacttctttgcaaaaaaaagttcctTCAAATTGTAAGGTGTTTTCCT contains:
- the LOC124377350 gene encoding little elongation complex subunit 1-like, with the translated sequence MENASISQSKLQATKTLKMQNTKTHKNVSVEKQLLALQEVNIRQNLEIRVLKYTISSFEKSICLIEEKLFKQGNELNKEKKCSSTQTENEQEADKGPKPTAKRTGSDMSPPRKAQKPRLDAVPADPTNTTHTTQSLISSALETLQKSCSDVLPTDRIHALLTGTSELPVLRDEEKHVISEFCVNESLAETFLSEILEKIKVERGFMGHDLLQSLCRVYVGVCQQRGDSHKAHGLAYRLLKEDFLEAPKVIMVMITAWPSILSHESSLCRSIHVVSNRKAKGKIFYLLSNYLRWDEEPPGNIYNMITSTLKSFLEDSSLRS